A section of the Frankiales bacterium genome encodes:
- a CDS encoding UDP-N-acetylmuramoyl-L-alanine--D-glutamate ligase, translating into MTGVDVSAHTRGSDWSAVHAVVAGVGVAGFAAADHLLQLGARVTVIDSADGERQRERADVLEVVGAVVRLGDGDTLPDGADVLVVSPGLPPRSPVILAAQGAGVPVWGELELAWRLRGENPAAWLTVTGTNGKTTTTLMLESILRAAGLRTAAVGNIGVSLVDAVMDPQGYDVLAVEVGAPQLPFLTSASPVASVCLNLAEDHVDLFGTFDAYRDAKARIYSGTQVAAVYNTADPATERMVEEADVVEGCRAIGITLGVPGPSMLGVVDDLLVDRAFVENRAESAQELASVHDVRPFAPHNVVNALAAAALARAYGVPASAVRDGLRAFEPAGHRIALVAEAGGVRWVDDSKATNGHAALTSLLACDSVVWIAGGMAKGQTFDDLVVAAAPRLRGAVLLGVDRGLVRDALARHAPDVPVIDVPRTDTGAMEDVVAAAAGLARPGDTVLLAPGCASWDMFRDYADRGEQFATAVLRQVGR; encoded by the coding sequence GTGACCGGCGTCGACGTCTCCGCCCACACGCGGGGGTCGGACTGGTCGGCCGTGCACGCCGTGGTGGCCGGCGTCGGCGTCGCGGGGTTCGCCGCGGCCGACCACCTGCTCCAGCTCGGCGCCCGGGTCACGGTGATCGACTCCGCCGACGGCGAGCGGCAGCGGGAGCGCGCCGACGTGCTCGAGGTCGTCGGCGCGGTCGTGCGCCTGGGTGACGGCGACACGCTGCCCGACGGGGCCGACGTCCTCGTGGTCTCGCCCGGCCTGCCGCCGCGCTCGCCGGTCATCCTCGCGGCCCAGGGGGCCGGCGTGCCCGTGTGGGGCGAGCTCGAGCTGGCCTGGCGGCTGCGCGGCGAGAACCCGGCCGCATGGCTCACCGTCACCGGCACCAACGGCAAGACGACGACCACGCTCATGCTCGAGTCGATCCTGCGCGCCGCCGGACTGCGCACGGCCGCGGTCGGCAACATCGGCGTCTCGTTGGTGGACGCCGTGATGGACCCGCAGGGCTACGACGTCCTCGCGGTCGAGGTGGGCGCGCCCCAGCTCCCGTTCCTCACCTCGGCCAGCCCGGTGGCGTCGGTCTGCCTCAACCTCGCCGAGGACCACGTCGACCTGTTCGGCACGTTCGACGCCTACCGCGACGCGAAGGCGCGCATCTACTCCGGCACGCAGGTGGCGGCCGTGTACAACACCGCCGACCCGGCCACCGAGCGCATGGTGGAGGAGGCCGACGTCGTGGAGGGCTGCCGCGCGATCGGCATCACGCTCGGCGTGCCGGGGCCGTCCATGCTGGGAGTGGTCGACGACCTGCTCGTCGACCGCGCGTTCGTGGAGAACCGCGCCGAGAGCGCGCAGGAGCTCGCCTCCGTGCACGACGTGCGACCCTTCGCGCCGCACAACGTCGTCAACGCGCTCGCTGCCGCTGCCCTGGCTCGTGCCTACGGCGTCCCGGCGTCGGCCGTGCGCGACGGGCTGCGCGCCTTCGAGCCCGCGGGGCACCGCATCGCGCTGGTCGCCGAGGCCGGCGGCGTGCGCTGGGTCGACGACTCCAAGGCCACCAACGGCCACGCCGCGCTGACCTCGCTGCTCGCGTGCGACAGCGTGGTGTGGATCGCCGGCGGCATGGCGAAGGGCCAGACCTTCGACGACCTCGTCGTCGCCGCGGCCCCGCGGCTGCGCGGCGCCGTGCTCCTCGGCGTCGACCGGGGCCTGGTCCGCGACGCGCTCGCGCGACACGCGCCGGATGTCCCCGTCATCGACGTCCCGCGCACGGACACTGGGGCCATGGAGGACGTCGTCGCAGCCGCCGCCGGGCTCGCGCGCCCCGGCGACACCGTGCTCCTCGCGCCGGGCTGCGCCTCCTGGGACATGTTCCGCGACTACGCCGACCGCGGCGAGCAGTTCGCGACCGCGGTGCTGCGGCAGGTCGGCCGGTGA
- a CDS encoding UDP-N-acetylmuramoyl-L-alanyl-D-glutamate--2,6-diaminopimelate ligase, protein MSAGPRPSTRPLPVAELVPLLGAHGRSNDPSPDAASATVVTGVTHDSRAVLPGDLYAALPGFRTHGAEFVREAAAAGASAVLTDPAGLDRALAAGVPVLVSDDPRAALGAIASRVYGDPSQDLLVVGITGTNGKTTTSYLVDAGLRADGRTTGVIGTVGTLIGDEPVATARTTPEATDVHALLAVMRERGVTAVTMEVSSHALRLGRVDGVRFDVVAFTNLSPDHLDFHRDMDDYFDAKAELFRADRAGRAVVCVDDEWGRRMAELAGARGLEVTTYALGGTAATWTARGVVGVPGGTVMRAHGRLSGGGFADVPLEVRLPGAFNAANALGALAVLEACGVDADVAADGIAACPGVPGRMERVPDPDASRGLFAYVDYAHTPDAVERALVAAREVLEARGAGGRVLVVLGAGGDRDPHKRRAMGEAAARGAEVVVVTDDNPRSEPPEAIRAELLRGAAVHPGTRTSEIGDRRDAVAAAVSAAQPGDVVLVLGKGHEQGQEAGGVVTPFDDRVVLAEALEAVHPGPGAAAGTAVRP, encoded by the coding sequence GTGTCCGCAGGCCCGCGACCGAGCACGCGCCCGCTGCCGGTCGCCGAGCTCGTACCGCTGCTGGGGGCGCACGGCCGCAGCAACGACCCGTCGCCCGACGCGGCGTCCGCCACGGTCGTCACCGGCGTCACGCACGACTCCCGCGCCGTGCTCCCCGGCGACCTCTACGCCGCGCTGCCGGGGTTCCGCACGCACGGGGCCGAGTTCGTCCGCGAGGCCGCCGCGGCCGGCGCCTCCGCCGTCCTCACCGACCCCGCGGGGCTCGACCGCGCCCTCGCCGCCGGCGTCCCGGTCCTGGTGTCGGACGACCCGCGCGCCGCGCTCGGGGCGATCGCGTCCCGGGTCTACGGCGACCCCTCGCAGGACCTGCTCGTCGTCGGCATCACCGGCACCAACGGCAAGACCACGACGAGCTACCTGGTAGACGCCGGGCTGCGCGCCGACGGGCGCACCACCGGCGTCATCGGCACGGTGGGCACGCTGATCGGCGACGAGCCGGTGGCGACCGCGCGCACCACCCCCGAGGCCACCGACGTGCACGCCCTGCTCGCCGTCATGCGCGAGCGCGGGGTGACGGCGGTGACCATGGAGGTGTCGAGCCACGCCCTGCGGCTCGGCCGTGTCGACGGCGTCCGGTTCGACGTCGTCGCGTTCACCAACCTCAGCCCGGACCACCTCGACTTCCACCGCGACATGGACGACTACTTCGACGCCAAGGCCGAGCTGTTCCGCGCCGACCGCGCCGGCCGGGCCGTCGTGTGCGTCGACGACGAGTGGGGCCGCCGCATGGCGGAGCTGGCCGGCGCGCGGGGTCTCGAGGTGACGACCTACGCGCTCGGCGGCACCGCCGCGACGTGGACCGCGCGTGGCGTCGTCGGCGTGCCGGGCGGCACCGTGATGCGGGCGCACGGCCGGCTGTCCGGCGGCGGGTTCGCCGACGTGCCGCTCGAGGTGCGGCTGCCCGGCGCGTTCAACGCCGCCAACGCCCTGGGCGCGCTCGCGGTCCTGGAGGCCTGCGGGGTCGACGCCGACGTCGCGGCCGACGGCATCGCGGCCTGCCCCGGCGTGCCGGGGCGGATGGAGCGCGTGCCGGACCCCGACGCGTCGCGAGGACTGTTCGCCTACGTCGACTACGCCCACACCCCGGACGCGGTCGAGCGGGCGCTCGTCGCGGCCCGCGAGGTGCTCGAGGCGCGCGGTGCCGGCGGCCGTGTGCTGGTGGTGCTCGGTGCCGGCGGCGACCGCGACCCGCACAAGCGCCGCGCGATGGGCGAGGCGGCGGCGCGGGGTGCCGAGGTCGTGGTGGTCACCGACGACAACCCGCGGTCCGAGCCGCCGGAGGCGATCCGGGCCGAGCTCCTGCGCGGTGCCGCCGTGCATCCCGGGACGCGGACCTCCGAGATCGGCGACCGCCGCGACGCCGTCGCCGCCGCGGTCTCCGCGGCGCAGCCGGGCGACGTCGTCCTCGTCCTGGGCAAGGGCCACGAGCAGGGCCAGGAGGCCGGCGGCGTCGTGACCCCGTTCGACGACCGGGTGGTGCTGGCCGAGGCGCTCGAGGCCGTGCACCCCGGGCCGGGCGCCGCGGCCGGGACGGCGGTGCGGCCGTGA
- a CDS encoding UDP-N-acetylmuramate--L-alanine ligase: protein MTATPVEPLDLSGLGHVHVVGIGGAGMSGIARILVARGVVVSGSDAKDSRRLAALRALGVEAAVGHDAAHVDGADTVIVSTAIGERNPELVAARARGLRVMGRAEALATLMTGYRGVAVAGTHGKTTTTSMLTVALQHCGADPSFAIGSELNESGSNAHLGSGPDFVAEADESDGAFLALPAHAGIVTNVEPDHLDHWGTFEAIEQGFLDFCTGIRDNSGFVVVCADDAGSARLAARARAEGVDVRTYGRSEDADVRVELVAPGERGWRFELLDRGVRLGTVELGVPGRHNVLNATAAFVTGLGLGHSAGDLRAGLESFSGTRRRFDFKGTADGVRVYDDYAHHPTEIAATLSAMRDQVGDGRLVVAFQAHHYYRTAMFVKEFGEALGLADEVVVLEVFAPGEEPIPGASGVAMASHVPLPAESVVFEPSWSRVAARLAERARPGDVVMTLGAGDIAMIATEVLDLLRAREVVSR, encoded by the coding sequence ATGACGGCCACGCCGGTCGAGCCGCTCGACCTGTCGGGGTTGGGCCACGTGCACGTGGTCGGGATCGGCGGTGCCGGGATGTCCGGCATCGCGCGCATCCTGGTCGCGCGCGGGGTCGTCGTCAGCGGCAGCGACGCGAAGGACTCGCGCCGGCTCGCCGCGCTGCGCGCGCTCGGCGTCGAGGCGGCCGTGGGGCACGACGCCGCGCACGTCGACGGCGCGGACACCGTCATCGTGTCCACCGCGATCGGCGAGCGGAACCCGGAGCTGGTCGCCGCGCGGGCCCGGGGCCTGCGCGTGATGGGACGCGCCGAGGCGCTGGCCACGCTCATGACCGGCTACCGCGGCGTGGCCGTCGCCGGGACCCATGGCAAGACCACCACCACCTCGATGCTCACGGTCGCGCTGCAGCACTGCGGCGCGGACCCCAGCTTCGCCATCGGCAGCGAGCTCAACGAGAGCGGCAGCAACGCGCACCTGGGCAGCGGCCCGGACTTCGTGGCCGAGGCCGACGAGAGCGACGGCGCGTTCCTCGCCCTGCCCGCCCACGCCGGGATCGTCACGAACGTCGAGCCGGACCACCTCGACCACTGGGGCACGTTCGAGGCGATCGAGCAGGGTTTCCTCGACTTCTGCACCGGGATCCGCGACAACAGCGGCTTCGTCGTGGTGTGCGCCGACGACGCCGGCTCGGCGCGGCTGGCCGCCCGGGCCCGCGCCGAGGGCGTCGACGTGCGCACCTACGGCCGCAGCGAGGACGCCGACGTCCGGGTCGAGCTCGTCGCGCCGGGGGAGCGCGGCTGGCGCTTCGAGCTGCTCGACCGCGGCGTGCGGCTCGGCACCGTCGAGCTCGGCGTGCCGGGCCGGCACAACGTCCTCAACGCCACGGCCGCGTTCGTCACGGGGCTGGGCCTCGGGCACTCCGCGGGCGACCTGCGGGCGGGGCTCGAGTCGTTCTCCGGCACGCGGCGCCGGTTCGACTTCAAGGGCACCGCGGACGGGGTGCGCGTGTACGACGACTACGCCCACCACCCCACGGAGATCGCCGCGACCCTCTCCGCCATGCGCGACCAGGTGGGCGACGGCCGGCTCGTCGTGGCGTTCCAGGCGCACCACTACTACCGCACGGCGATGTTCGTGAAGGAGTTCGGCGAGGCGCTCGGGCTCGCCGACGAGGTCGTCGTGCTCGAGGTGTTCGCGCCCGGTGAGGAGCCGATCCCGGGGGCGTCCGGGGTGGCGATGGCCTCGCACGTCCCGCTGCCCGCGGAGAGCGTGGTGTTCGAGCCGTCGTGGAGCCGGGTCGCCGCGCGGCTCGCCGAGCGGGCCCGGCCCGGCGACGTCGTCATGACCCTCGGGGCCGGCGACATCGCGATGATCGCGACCGAGGTCCTCGACCTGCTGCGGGCGCGCGAGGTCGTCAGCCGATGA
- a CDS encoding phospho-N-acetylmuramoyl-pentapeptide-transferase produces the protein MKLVLIAAGLGLFVALLGTPLLIRFLRNHNYAQAIRVSTPDEPYPEHGAKLGTPSMGGLAILAGLLIGYFGAHLVAWRVPSVSGLLAIYLTVGLGAVGIADDYLKIFKQRSTGVRARTKLVGQAAVALSFAYLAVHFPDEYGRNPASHAVSLFRNTAIVLPTALFLLWAWFLITATTNAVNLTDGLDGLAAGASVMTLGAYTLLSVWQYGQNCQFGEFARCYDVRDPLDLAIFAAAAAGACFGFLWWNSSPASIWMGDTGALSLGGAIAALGILSRTELLLPLLAGLFVIVALSVIGQVGSFKLTGRRMFRMAPLHHHFEMLGWAEIQIVVRFWIIQGLFVALGLGLFYAEWVRQ, from the coding sequence GTGAAGCTCGTCCTCATCGCGGCCGGACTGGGCCTGTTCGTCGCCCTGCTCGGCACCCCGCTGCTCATCCGCTTCCTGCGCAACCACAACTACGCGCAGGCGATCCGGGTGTCGACGCCGGACGAGCCCTACCCGGAGCACGGCGCCAAGCTGGGCACGCCGTCGATGGGCGGCCTGGCGATCCTCGCCGGCCTGCTCATCGGGTACTTCGGCGCGCACCTCGTGGCCTGGCGGGTGCCGAGCGTGTCCGGGCTGCTCGCGATCTACCTGACGGTCGGGCTCGGTGCCGTGGGCATCGCCGACGACTACCTGAAGATCTTCAAGCAGCGCAGCACCGGGGTCCGGGCCCGCACCAAGCTGGTGGGCCAGGCGGCCGTCGCCCTGTCGTTCGCCTACCTCGCGGTGCACTTCCCGGACGAGTACGGCCGCAACCCCGCCTCGCACGCCGTCTCGCTGTTCCGCAACACGGCGATCGTGCTGCCGACCGCCCTGTTCCTGCTGTGGGCGTGGTTCCTCATCACGGCCACCACCAACGCGGTCAACCTCACCGACGGCCTCGACGGGCTCGCCGCGGGAGCCTCGGTGATGACCCTCGGCGCCTACACGCTGCTGTCGGTCTGGCAGTACGGCCAGAACTGCCAGTTCGGCGAGTTCGCCCGCTGCTACGACGTCCGCGACCCGCTCGACCTCGCCATCTTCGCGGCGGCCGCCGCCGGCGCCTGCTTCGGCTTCCTGTGGTGGAACTCGTCGCCGGCGAGCATCTGGATGGGCGACACGGGGGCCCTCTCGCTCGGCGGTGCGATCGCCGCGCTGGGGATCCTGTCCCGCACCGAGCTGCTGCTCCCGCTGCTGGCCGGGCTGTTCGTCATCGTCGCGCTCTCGGTCATCGGGCAGGTGGGCAGCTTCAAGCTCACCGGCCGGCGGATGTTCCGGATGGCGCCGCTGCACCACCACTTCGAGATGCTCGGCTGGGCCGAGATCCAGATCGTGGTGCGCTTCTGGATCATCCAGGGACTGTTCGTCGCCCTCGGCCTCGGCCTGTTCTACGCGGAGTGGGTCCGGCAGTGA
- the murF gene encoding UDP-N-acetylmuramoyl-tripeptide--D-alanyl-D-alanine ligase, with product MIALTLAEVAAAVGGRLGGGARGDETAVGISTDSRTTRAGDLFVAVVGEHHDAHDHAAQAVAAGAVGVLASRPLDVPCVVVDDTVAALGRLARAVLDRFPDLVVVGLTGSSGKTSTKDLLAQVLPAVGETLAPAGSFNTEVGLPVTVLGVGPTTRVLVVEMGARGVGHVRYLTTISPPAVGLVLNVGSAHVGEFGSVDAIAVAKGELVEALPAAERGGVAVLNADDPRVRAMASRTAARVVLFGESADADVRAESVVLDDAARPSYDLVHAGRRARVASALHGRHHVANGLAAAAVALVLGADLDEVAERLTAARPASRWRGDVTDTAAGVTVVNDAYNANPASMTAALETLAAMTHATPTRGPRRAVAVLGEMLELGPAAEAEHTEIGRTAVRLGVERLVAVGSSASVTAMRDAALAAGGSAVLVEDVGAAADLLRTELRAGDVVLVKASRSVGLERVAEALLAAPVAAQGTGEPA from the coding sequence GTGATCGCGCTCACCCTGGCCGAGGTCGCCGCCGCGGTCGGCGGCCGGCTGGGCGGCGGAGCCCGTGGCGACGAGACCGCCGTCGGCATCAGCACCGACTCGCGCACCACCCGTGCGGGCGACCTGTTCGTGGCCGTCGTGGGCGAGCACCACGACGCGCACGACCACGCGGCGCAGGCGGTCGCGGCCGGGGCCGTCGGCGTGCTCGCCTCGCGCCCCCTCGACGTCCCGTGCGTCGTCGTCGACGACACCGTCGCGGCGCTCGGCCGCCTCGCGCGCGCGGTGCTCGACCGCTTCCCGGACCTCGTCGTGGTCGGCCTCACCGGGTCCTCCGGCAAGACGAGCACCAAGGACCTGCTCGCGCAGGTGCTCCCGGCGGTGGGGGAGACCCTCGCGCCGGCCGGGTCCTTCAACACCGAGGTGGGCCTGCCGGTCACCGTGCTCGGTGTCGGTCCCACCACGCGGGTGCTCGTGGTCGAGATGGGCGCGCGCGGCGTGGGCCACGTGCGCTACCTCACGACGATCTCCCCGCCGGCTGTGGGGCTCGTGCTCAACGTCGGCAGCGCGCACGTCGGCGAGTTCGGCTCGGTGGACGCCATCGCCGTCGCGAAGGGCGAGCTCGTCGAGGCGCTGCCCGCCGCGGAGCGCGGCGGCGTCGCCGTGCTCAACGCGGACGACCCGCGCGTGCGCGCCATGGCGTCGCGCACCGCGGCGCGCGTCGTGCTGTTCGGGGAGTCGGCCGACGCCGACGTGCGCGCGGAGTCGGTCGTGCTCGACGACGCCGCGCGCCCGTCGTACGACCTCGTGCACGCCGGGCGGCGGGCCCGGGTCGCCAGCGCCCTGCACGGCCGCCACCACGTGGCCAACGGCCTGGCCGCGGCGGCGGTCGCACTGGTGCTCGGGGCCGACCTCGACGAGGTGGCCGAGCGGCTCACAGCGGCCCGTCCGGCGAGTCGCTGGCGCGGCGACGTGACCGACACCGCAGCGGGTGTCACCGTGGTCAACGACGCCTACAACGCCAACCCTGCTTCGATGACAGCCGCGCTCGAGACCCTCGCCGCCATGACGCACGCCACGCCGACGCGGGGCCCCCGCCGGGCGGTCGCGGTGCTGGGCGAGATGCTCGAGCTCGGCCCCGCGGCGGAGGCGGAGCACACGGAGATCGGGAGGACAGCGGTGCGACTGGGCGTCGAGCGGCTGGTGGCCGTCGGGTCGTCGGCGTCCGTGACGGCGATGAGGGACGCGGCTCTCGCCGCAGGGGGTTCGGCGGTGCTCGTCGAGGACGTCGGCGCCGCGGCGGACCTGCTGCGCACCGAGCTGCGCGCCGGCGACGTCGTGCTGGTGAAGGCGTCGCGGTCGGTCGGGCTCGAGCGCGTCGCGGAGGCGCTGCTCGCCGCGCCGGTCGCGGCCCAGGGGACCGGTGAGCCGGCGTGA
- the ftsW gene encoding putative lipid II flippase FtsW: protein MDRRRHGEGPDLRRPRRRRGPAAARRRAPRRRPGPGPRRARATRAGCPRHRRPAHGHWGHGGRRRSRRRARAPRRHRAPRAGLRLLGHVPRLRRPRRAVRDRGAAAGRPVTAETVRRVESVDRPRSEHPLATYHVLLGATLLLLVLGIAMVLSASTVESYRVFGSAYTLWLRQVLFAVLGLVAMVVASRLPVRVWRRFAYPLLAVAIATLVLVLVVGHSVAGQRNWVELGGPFRFQPSEFAKLALVVWGADLMARKQAVLHQWKHLLVPLMPVALLIVGLVVLEGDVGTALILVPMVAAILFVNGAPLRLFAVGAVGVVGGVALLSLGHSYRLGRFASWLDPEANALGSGWQVLHGKSALGGGGWFGVGLGASREKWGWLPEAHTDFIYAVVGEELGIVGSLLVISLFAAIGIAGLRLARRTSDPFIRTASAAVVAWLLTQTLLNIGAVLQLIPITGVPLPLVSYGGSSLVPTLVALGMLMSFARAEARTVDLRPRRRTSTARGR from the coding sequence GTGGATCGCCGGCGGCATGGCGAAGGGCCAGACCTTCGACGACCTCGTCGTCGCCGCGGCCCCGCGGCTGCGCGGCGCCGTGCTCCTCGGCGTCGACCGGGGCCTGGTCCGCGACGCGCTCGCGCGACACGCGCCGGATGTCCCCGTCATCGACGTCCCGCGCACGGACACTGGGGCCATGGAGGACGTCGTCGCAGCCGCCGCCGGGCTCGCGCGCCCCGGCGACACCGTGCTCCTCGCGCCGGGCTGCGCCTCCTGGGACATGTTCCGCGACTACGCCGACCGCGGCGAGCAGTTCGCGACCGCGGTGCTGCGGCAGGTCGGCCGGTGACGGCCGAGACAGTCCGGCGGGTCGAGTCCGTCGACCGCCCCCGCTCCGAGCACCCGCTGGCCACCTACCACGTGCTGCTCGGCGCCACCCTGCTGCTGCTCGTGCTCGGCATCGCGATGGTGCTCTCGGCGTCCACGGTCGAGAGCTACCGCGTCTTCGGCTCGGCCTACACGCTCTGGCTGCGCCAGGTGCTCTTCGCCGTCCTCGGGCTGGTCGCGATGGTGGTGGCCAGCCGCCTGCCCGTGCGCGTGTGGCGCCGCTTCGCCTACCCGCTGCTCGCCGTCGCGATCGCGACACTCGTGCTGGTTCTCGTGGTGGGCCACAGCGTCGCGGGGCAGCGCAACTGGGTGGAGCTCGGCGGGCCGTTCCGCTTCCAGCCCAGCGAGTTCGCCAAGCTCGCCCTCGTGGTGTGGGGCGCCGACCTCATGGCGCGCAAGCAGGCGGTGCTGCACCAGTGGAAGCACCTGCTGGTGCCGCTGATGCCGGTGGCGCTGCTCATCGTCGGGCTCGTCGTGCTCGAGGGCGACGTCGGCACCGCGCTCATCCTGGTGCCGATGGTGGCCGCGATCCTGTTCGTCAACGGCGCGCCCCTGCGGCTGTTCGCGGTCGGTGCGGTCGGCGTCGTCGGCGGGGTCGCGCTGCTCAGCCTCGGCCACTCCTACCGCCTCGGCAGGTTCGCGTCGTGGCTCGACCCCGAGGCGAACGCCCTGGGCAGCGGCTGGCAGGTGCTGCACGGCAAGAGCGCGCTCGGCGGCGGCGGCTGGTTCGGTGTGGGGCTCGGCGCCAGCCGGGAGAAGTGGGGCTGGCTGCCGGAGGCGCACACCGACTTCATCTACGCCGTGGTCGGCGAGGAGCTCGGCATCGTCGGGTCGCTCCTGGTGATCTCGCTGTTCGCCGCGATCGGGATCGCGGGCCTGCGCCTCGCGCGGCGCACCTCGGACCCGTTCATCCGCACGGCCTCCGCGGCAGTCGTCGCCTGGCTCCTCACGCAGACCCTCCTCAACATCGGCGCCGTGCTCCAGCTGATCCCGATCACCGGCGTCCCGCTGCCGCTGGTGAGCTACGGCGGATCCTCGCTCGTGCCCACCCTCGTCGCGCTCGGCATGCTCATGTCCTTCGCGCGCGCGGAGGCGCGCACGGTCGACCTGCGGCCGCGCCGCCGCACGAGCACCGCCCGGGGCCGGTGA
- the murG gene encoding undecaprenyldiphospho-muramoylpentapeptide beta-N-acetylglucosaminyltransferase, with product MHVVLAGGGTAGHAEPALNLADCLRRHDPACGITALGTERGLETRLVPERGYELRLITATPMPRRPGADLARLPSRVRRAVAEVRAVLDDTGADVVVGFGGYVALPAYLGARGRVPLVVHEANARPGLANRVGARFTPYVGCAVPGAIAGSRHIAMPLRRQIAELDRDALRATARAHFGLDPDRPTLLVTGGSQGARRINEAVVGAAAGLTAQGIQVLHAAGLRNDDQRPTGALGPAPYVAVPYIERMDLALAAADVALSRAGAMTCAEFAAVGLPALYVPLPIGNGEQRLNALPVVEAGGGLVVDDADLDAERILAVLAPLLLDAEQRRAMGSAAASHGQRDADERLRALVLEAVEAHGPTAGTAREAGGPS from the coding sequence GTGCACGTCGTCCTCGCGGGCGGGGGCACGGCCGGGCACGCGGAACCCGCGCTCAACCTCGCCGACTGCCTGCGCCGCCACGACCCCGCGTGCGGCATCACGGCCCTGGGCACCGAGCGCGGGCTGGAGACGCGCCTCGTGCCCGAGCGCGGCTACGAGCTGCGTCTCATCACCGCGACGCCCATGCCGCGCCGACCGGGTGCGGACCTGGCCCGGCTGCCCTCCCGCGTGCGCCGCGCCGTCGCCGAGGTGCGCGCGGTCCTGGACGACACCGGTGCCGACGTGGTGGTGGGCTTCGGCGGCTACGTCGCGCTGCCCGCCTACCTCGGCGCGCGGGGGCGCGTCCCGCTCGTCGTGCACGAGGCCAACGCCCGCCCGGGCCTGGCCAACCGCGTGGGCGCCAGGTTCACCCCCTACGTCGGCTGCGCGGTCCCCGGCGCCATCGCCGGCTCGCGCCACATCGCCATGCCGCTGCGCCGCCAGATCGCCGAGCTCGACCGCGACGCGCTGCGCGCCACGGCGCGCGCCCACTTCGGCCTCGACCCGGACCGGCCCACGCTGCTGGTCACCGGCGGCTCGCAGGGCGCCCGCCGCATCAACGAGGCGGTGGTCGGCGCGGCCGCCGGCCTCACCGCCCAGGGCATCCAGGTGCTGCACGCGGCCGGGCTGCGCAACGACGACCAGCGGCCGACCGGCGCGCTGGGCCCGGCGCCCTACGTCGCCGTCCCCTACATCGAGCGCATGGACCTCGCCCTCGCGGCGGCCGACGTCGCCCTCAGCCGGGCGGGCGCCATGACCTGCGCCGAGTTCGCGGCGGTCGGCCTCCCCGCGCTCTACGTGCCGCTGCCGATCGGCAACGGCGAGCAGCGGCTCAACGCGCTCCCGGTCGTCGAGGCCGGCGGCGGACTGGTCGTGGACGACGCGGACCTCGACGCGGAGCGCATCCTGGCGGTGCTGGCGCCGCTGCTGCTCGACGCCGAGCAGCGACGCGCCATGGGGTCGGCGGCCGCGTCCCACGGTCAGCGCGACGCGGACGAGAGACTGAGGGCACTGGTGCTGGAGGCCGTCGAGGCGCACGGCCCGACGGCCGGCACCGCACGTGAGGCAGGAGGTCCGTCATGA
- a CDS encoding FtsQ-type POTRA domain-containing protein, translating into MTVVESAQRFGAATRKRRVLRWAVAALVVLLAAGVVWAVWFSTWFSVSEVRVLGARTVSIDEVRQAAAVPAHQPLARVDVDGITARVSAIPEVASVEVRRGWPDVLVIVVTERTPVAVMRSGSGFTYLDATGVRFGDPAGAQGLPVVTARSDPARATAAAVVSALPPTLAEQVATVVARSRDDVVLHLAGGATVQWGSAEDSARKAEVLAALLHVKARSYDVSAPDLPTTRGTSASASAG; encoded by the coding sequence ATGACCGTCGTCGAGTCCGCGCAGCGCTTCGGGGCGGCCACCCGCAAGCGTCGGGTGCTCCGATGGGCGGTCGCGGCGCTCGTGGTGCTCCTCGCCGCCGGCGTGGTCTGGGCCGTGTGGTTCTCGACCTGGTTCTCCGTGTCCGAGGTGCGGGTGCTCGGCGCCCGCACCGTGAGCATCGACGAGGTGCGCCAGGCCGCCGCCGTCCCCGCCCACCAGCCGCTGGCCCGCGTGGACGTCGACGGCATCACCGCCCGGGTGTCCGCGATCCCGGAGGTCGCCTCGGTCGAGGTGCGCCGGGGGTGGCCGGACGTCCTGGTGATCGTGGTCACCGAGCGCACCCCCGTGGCCGTGATGCGCTCGGGCTCGGGCTTCACCTACCTCGACGCGACCGGGGTGCGCTTCGGCGACCCCGCCGGCGCGCAGGGCCTGCCGGTGGTCACCGCGAGGTCGGACCCCGCCCGCGCGACGGCGGCGGCGGTGGTCTCGGCCCTGCCGCCCACGCTCGCCGAGCAGGTGGCCACCGTCGTGGCGCGCTCGCGCGACGACGTCGTGCTCCACCTCGCCGGCGGTGCCACCGTGCAGTGGGGGAGCGCCGAGGACTCCGCCCGCAAGGCCGAGGTGCTCGCCGCACTGCTGCACGTCAAGGCGCGCTCCTACGACGTGAGCGCCCCGGACCTGCCGACGACGCGCGGCACGTCGGCGTCCGCGAGCGCCGGCTGA